A region of Haloplanus sp. XH21 DNA encodes the following proteins:
- a CDS encoding DEAD/DEAH box helicase yields the protein MAEREVREGMDAFTHLGERVRAALSERGFSTPTEPQRRAIPPLAAGENALVLAPTGTGKTETAMLPVLDAVDRREEQFGISVLYITPLRALNRDMRDRLDWWGEYLDIDVDVRHGDTTQYQRSKQADDPPDVLVTTPETLQAMLTGKKLRTALSDVDHVVVDEVHELASAKRGAQLTVGLERLRDLAGPFQRIGLSATVGSPEEVGKFLTGDRGCTLVEVDAGTNVEFEVRNPEPTAEDEALAGELATDTAVASHVRAIRDVVRDNESTLVFVNTRQTAEALGSRFKRLEEPIGVHHGSLSTEARIDVEEAFKSGELDGLICTSSMELGIDVGRVDHVVQYGSPREVARLLQRVGRAGHRRDAVSQGTVLTDHPDDTLEALAIARRAVAGEVEPATIHHGSLDVVANQVVGLVMDHGEIAARDAYETLTRAYPFRDLSEERFRDVVRELDANRLLWLEEDADRLEKSGGTWQYFYANLSMIPDEETYEVYDLSSRKTIGTLDERFVLNFATPGEVFIQRGEMWRITEVDEDETRVEVTPIENPAGEVPSWTGQEIPVPSAVAGEVGELRGVAASQFDRGADRTAVASDIRARYPVDERTVREALDPIERQVEADAPTPTADRLVVEGQGRGIVLNAPFGHEVNETLGRLCSALIGQQTGSSVGLEVDPYRIELEVPGRAGPSDVVEVLESTDPDHVEGLLELALKNSQTLKFTLAQVAAKFGALKRYQGSGRFGADRLLAALEETPVYDEAVREVFHRDLDIDGAASVLKRVQSGDIEVVTAREHTPIGTGGRSSGRELLVPENADASVVETLKDRIRNDRVILACLHCTDWTRKTKVKRVPDQPQCPECESTRIAALNPWDEEAVKAVRAPEKDEEQERLTERAYRSANLVQSHGKQAVIAMAARGVGPHNAARIIAKLREDEDDFYRDILEQERQYARTQSFWD from the coding sequence ATGGCAGAACGGGAGGTTCGCGAGGGGATGGACGCCTTCACCCACCTCGGGGAGCGGGTGCGGGCCGCGCTCTCCGAGCGGGGGTTCTCGACGCCGACCGAACCACAGCGCCGAGCGATTCCGCCGCTCGCGGCCGGCGAGAACGCGCTCGTCCTCGCGCCGACGGGGACGGGCAAGACGGAGACGGCGATGCTGCCGGTGCTCGACGCCGTCGACCGGCGCGAGGAGCAGTTCGGCATCTCGGTGCTCTACATCACGCCGCTGCGCGCGCTCAACCGCGACATGCGTGACCGCCTCGACTGGTGGGGCGAGTATCTCGACATCGACGTGGACGTGCGCCACGGCGACACCACACAGTATCAGCGGAGCAAGCAGGCCGACGACCCGCCGGACGTCCTCGTGACGACGCCGGAGACGCTCCAGGCGATGCTGACGGGGAAGAAACTCCGCACGGCGCTCTCCGACGTCGACCACGTCGTCGTCGACGAGGTGCACGAACTCGCGTCGGCCAAGCGGGGCGCGCAGTTGACGGTCGGCCTCGAACGCCTGCGCGACCTGGCGGGGCCCTTCCAGCGCATCGGCCTCTCGGCGACCGTCGGGTCGCCAGAGGAGGTTGGGAAGTTCCTGACCGGCGACCGCGGCTGTACGCTCGTCGAAGTCGACGCGGGGACGAACGTCGAGTTCGAGGTTCGCAATCCCGAACCGACGGCCGAAGACGAGGCGCTCGCGGGCGAACTCGCGACCGATACGGCAGTGGCGAGCCACGTCCGCGCGATCAGAGATGTCGTCCGCGACAACGAATCGACGCTGGTGTTCGTCAACACACGGCAGACGGCGGAGGCGCTCGGCTCGCGGTTCAAGCGCCTGGAGGAACCCATCGGCGTCCACCACGGGTCGCTCTCGACGGAGGCCCGCATCGACGTGGAAGAGGCGTTCAAGTCGGGCGAACTCGACGGTCTCATCTGTACGTCGTCGATGGAACTCGGTATCGACGTGGGGCGCGTCGATCACGTCGTCCAGTACGGAAGCCCTCGGGAGGTGGCTCGCCTGCTCCAGCGCGTCGGCCGCGCGGGCCACCGTCGCGACGCCGTCTCACAGGGGACCGTCCTCACGGACCACCCGGACGACACGCTGGAGGCACTGGCAATCGCCCGACGAGCCGTCGCCGGCGAGGTCGAACCCGCGACCATCCACCACGGCAGTCTGGACGTGGTCGCGAATCAGGTCGTCGGCCTCGTGATGGACCACGGCGAAATCGCCGCCCGCGACGCCTACGAGACGCTGACGCGGGCGTACCCCTTCCGCGACCTCTCGGAAGAGCGGTTCCGTGACGTGGTACGGGAACTCGACGCGAATCGCCTGCTGTGGCTGGAGGAGGACGCCGACCGCCTGGAGAAATCGGGCGGGACGTGGCAGTATTTCTACGCCAACCTCTCGATGATTCCGGACGAGGAGACCTACGAGGTGTACGACCTCTCCTCGCGGAAGACCATCGGCACTCTGGACGAGCGGTTCGTCCTCAACTTCGCCACGCCGGGCGAGGTGTTCATCCAGCGCGGCGAGATGTGGCGCATCACGGAGGTCGACGAGGACGAGACGCGGGTCGAGGTGACGCCCATCGAGAATCCGGCGGGCGAGGTGCCGTCGTGGACAGGCCAGGAAATACCGGTACCGTCGGCCGTCGCCGGCGAAGTCGGGGAGTTGCGCGGCGTCGCCGCGTCCCAGTTCGACCGCGGCGCCGACCGCACGGCCGTCGCCAGCGACATCCGCGCCCGGTACCCCGTCGACGAACGCACCGTGCGCGAGGCGCTCGACCCCATCGAGCGTCAGGTGGAGGCCGACGCGCCGACGCCCACCGCCGACCGCCTCGTCGTCGAAGGCCAGGGCCGCGGCATCGTGCTCAACGCGCCCTTCGGCCACGAGGTGAACGAGACGCTCGGCCGCCTGTGTTCGGCGCTCATCGGCCAGCAGACCGGATCGTCCGTCGGCCTGGAAGTCGACCCCTACCGCATCGAACTCGAAGTGCCGGGCCGGGCGGGGCCGAGCGACGTGGTCGAGGTGCTCGAAAGTACGGACCCGGACCACGTCGAGGGACTGCTCGAACTCGCCCTGAAAAACTCACAGACGCTGAAGTTCACGCTCGCGCAGGTGGCCGCGAAGTTCGGCGCCCTGAAGCGGTATCAGGGCTCGGGCCGCTTCGGCGCCGACCGCCTGCTGGCCGCCCTTGAGGAGACACCCGTCTACGACGAGGCCGTTCGCGAGGTGTTCCACCGCGACCTCGACATCGACGGCGCGGCGTCCGTCCTGAAACGGGTCCAGTCGGGCGATATCGAGGTGGTGACCGCACGGGAACACACCCCCATCGGGACGGGCGGGCGGAGCAGCGGGCGGGAACTCCTCGTTCCCGAGAACGCCGACGCGAGCGTCGTCGAGACGCTGAAAGACCGGATTCGGAACGACCGCGTCATCCTCGCCTGTCTCCACTGCACGGACTGGACGCGCAAGACCAAGGTGAAACGCGTCCCCGACCAGCCCCAGTGTCCGGAGTGTGAGTCGACGCGCATCGCCGCGCTCAATCCGTGGGACGAGGAGGCGGTGAAAGCCGTCCGGGCGCCCGAGAAGGACGAGGAACAGGAGCGCCTGACCGAACGCGCGTACCGCTCCGCGAACCTGGTCCAGAGCCACGGCAAGCAGGCGGTCATCGCGATGGCCGCCCGCGGCGTCGGCCCGCACAACGCCGCCCGCATCATCGCCAAGCTCCGCGAGGACGAGGACGACTTCTACCGCGACATCCTCGAACAGGAGCGCCAGTATGCCCGGACGCAGTCGTTCTGGGATTAG
- a CDS encoding metallophosphoesterase yields the protein MALVEPVPDAPAATADCGDERALVVADYHAGIEVGLRYERGVELRSAADTRRERLLALCERVEADRVVVLGDLVHRIGDPGTGERDEVDALLDALDARGVPLTLVPGNHDGGVADAYGDRMEVADPEGHRRGDVGFVHGHTWPNRAVLGAETVCMGHEHPQVRLEDEVGVGRAEKAWLRGDLRLAPFADHLGVGPEALAWSTPDLVVFPAFNDRSGGTWINVENQEFLSPFLPDALGGGEAYLLDGTRLGAYRRA from the coding sequence ATGGCGCTCGTGGAACCGGTCCCGGACGCCCCCGCTGCGACCGCGGACTGCGGCGACGAGCGCGCACTCGTCGTCGCCGACTACCACGCCGGCATCGAGGTCGGCCTCCGATACGAACGCGGGGTCGAACTCCGGAGCGCCGCCGACACTCGCCGCGAGCGTCTGCTGGCGCTCTGCGAGCGTGTCGAGGCGGACCGAGTGGTCGTCCTGGGTGACCTCGTCCACCGAATCGGCGACCCCGGCACCGGCGAACGCGACGAAGTGGACGCCCTGCTCGACGCCCTCGACGCTCGCGGGGTGCCGCTGACGCTCGTCCCCGGCAACCACGACGGCGGCGTCGCCGACGCCTACGGCGACCGGATGGAGGTGGCGGACCCGGAGGGTCACCGCCGCGGCGACGTGGGATTCGTCCACGGACACACGTGGCCGAACCGGGCTGTCCTCGGCGCCGAGACTGTCTGTATGGGGCACGAACACCCGCAGGTCCGTCTCGAAGACGAGGTCGGCGTCGGCCGCGCCGAGAAGGCGTGGCTCCGGGGCGACCTCCGTCTCGCCCCCTTCGCCGACCACCTGGGCGTCGGCCCCGAGGCGTTGGCGTGGTCGACGCCCGACCTCGTGGTCTTCCCCGCGTTCAACGACCGCTCGGGGGGGACGTGGATCAACGTCGAGAATCAGGAGTTCCTCTCCCCGTTCCTCCCCGACGCCCTCGGCGGCGGCGAAGCCTACCTGCTCGACGGGACGCGCCTCGGCGCGTATCGGCGGGCGTAG
- a CDS encoding AAA family ATPase — translation MNGSDGDTGIRLTVRSAEKRDAGRGIARLPEAARKRLGVLSGDAIVVEGDRTTVAKLWPARAGISEDAILIDAGTRANAGVAVGDTVQVRTADVADAESVTLAPPPGVDADSEAVPRELRRTLDGRPFRAGDRVHVESLGDEPFVVRSVRPEGAVRLTDGTDLRLVGGNASSGRSDAGTTGGATRPDRSTDADTSSPTPSVDAEPVDHPVTGATYEDIGGLDDELDLVREMIELPLAEPDLFTRLGVDPPKGVLLYGPPGTGKTLIARAVANEVDATFISVSGPEIVSKYKGDSEERLRSVFEHAREASPSIIFFDEIDSVAPKREDSDGMEDRIVGQLLSLMDGLEARGEVIVIGATNRVDDLDPALRRGGRFDREIEIGVPGEAGRREILDVHTRRMPMAAGVDLDRLAGRTHGFVGADLESLVTEAAMSALRRARREETPAEDIRVTRDDFEAAMAAVDPSAMREYVSEAPTQGFESVGGLDDAKATLERAVTWPLTYGPLFEAADADPPSGVLLYGPPGTGKTLLARAIAAESGVNFVRVQGPELLDRYVGESEKAVREVFDRARQTAPAIVFFDEIDAVATDRSAGDNAVTERVVSQLLTEFDAVADNPNVVVLAATNRKEVIDPALLRAGRLETHVEVPAPDETARRAILDVHTQDKPLAADVDLDAVARRTGSYTGADLAAVCREAAVLAVEAVADAYPGPEANEHADEVCLTAAHFDAALETVAPSLGGAGQKST, via the coding sequence ATGAACGGGAGCGACGGTGACACCGGTATCCGTCTCACGGTCCGGAGCGCCGAGAAGCGAGACGCGGGCCGCGGAATCGCGCGCTTGCCCGAGGCCGCCCGGAAGCGACTCGGCGTGTTGAGCGGCGACGCCATCGTCGTCGAGGGCGACCGTACGACCGTTGCGAAACTCTGGCCGGCCCGGGCCGGCATCTCGGAGGACGCCATCCTCATCGACGCCGGCACCCGCGCCAACGCCGGCGTGGCCGTCGGCGACACGGTACAGGTGCGGACCGCCGATGTCGCCGACGCCGAGTCGGTCACGCTCGCCCCGCCGCCAGGTGTCGACGCCGACAGTGAAGCCGTCCCTCGAGAACTCCGCCGGACGCTCGACGGCCGGCCGTTCCGTGCCGGCGACCGCGTCCACGTCGAGAGCCTCGGTGACGAGCCGTTCGTGGTCCGGTCGGTGCGCCCGGAGGGTGCGGTCCGGCTCACCGACGGCACCGACCTTCGGCTCGTGGGTGGCAACGCTTCGTCCGGCCGGTCCGACGCCGGAACGACGGGCGGCGCCACGCGTCCCGATCGATCGACCGACGCCGATACGTCGTCGCCGACGCCCAGCGTCGACGCCGAACCGGTCGATCACCCCGTCACGGGCGCCACCTACGAGGACATCGGCGGTCTCGACGACGAACTCGATCTGGTGCGGGAGATGATCGAACTCCCGCTGGCGGAACCGGACCTGTTCACCCGTCTGGGCGTCGATCCGCCGAAGGGCGTCCTGCTCTACGGCCCGCCCGGGACGGGCAAGACGCTGATCGCCCGCGCCGTCGCCAACGAGGTCGACGCCACCTTCATCTCCGTCTCCGGCCCGGAAATCGTCTCGAAGTACAAGGGCGACAGCGAGGAGCGCCTCCGGAGCGTGTTCGAACACGCCCGCGAGGCGTCGCCGTCGATCATCTTCTTCGACGAAATCGACTCCGTCGCGCCCAAGCGCGAGGACAGCGACGGCATGGAGGACCGCATCGTCGGGCAGTTGCTCTCGCTGATGGACGGCCTGGAGGCTCGCGGCGAGGTCATCGTCATCGGTGCGACCAACCGCGTCGACGACCTGGACCCCGCGCTCCGCCGCGGCGGCCGCTTCGACCGCGAGATCGAGATCGGCGTCCCCGGCGAGGCGGGGCGGCGCGAAATCCTCGACGTCCACACGCGCCGGATGCCGATGGCGGCGGGCGTCGACCTCGACCGTCTCGCCGGGCGGACCCACGGCTTCGTCGGCGCCGACCTCGAATCCCTGGTGACCGAGGCCGCCATGTCGGCGCTCCGTCGCGCCCGGCGCGAGGAGACGCCGGCCGAGGACATCAGGGTCACCCGCGACGACTTCGAGGCGGCGATGGCGGCGGTCGACCCCAGTGCCATGCGCGAGTACGTCTCCGAGGCGCCGACCCAGGGGTTCGAATCGGTCGGCGGCCTCGACGACGCGAAGGCGACCCTCGAACGCGCGGTCACGTGGCCGCTCACGTACGGACCGCTGTTCGAGGCGGCCGACGCCGACCCGCCCTCCGGCGTCCTGCTCTACGGCCCGCCGGGAACGGGCAAGACGCTGCTCGCGCGGGCCATCGCCGCCGAGAGCGGCGTCAACTTCGTGCGCGTCCAGGGACCAGAACTCCTGGATCGCTACGTCGGCGAGAGCGAGAAAGCCGTTCGCGAGGTGTTCGACCGTGCCCGACAGACCGCGCCCGCCATCGTCTTTTTCGACGAAATCGACGCCGTCGCGACGGACCGCTCCGCCGGCGACAACGCGGTGACCGAGCGCGTCGTCTCCCAGTTGCTGACGGAGTTCGACGCCGTCGCCGACAACCCCAACGTCGTCGTTCTCGCGGCCACCAACCGGAAAGAGGTCATCGATCCGGCGCTGCTCCGGGCTGGCCGCCTCGAAACCCACGTCGAGGTGCCGGCGCCCGACGAGACTGCACGGCGGGCCATCCTCGACGTTCACACGCAGGACAAGCCCCTCGCCGCCGACGTGGATCTGGACGCTGTCGCCCGGCGAACCGGCAGCTACACCGGCGCCGACCTCGCCGCCGTCTGCCGCGAGGCCGCGGTGCTCGCGGTCGAAGCGGTGGCCGACGCCTACCCCGGCCCCGAGGCCAACGAGCACGCCGACGAGGTGTGCCTGACGGCCGCTCACTTCGACGCCGCGCTCGAGACGGTGGCGCCGTCGCTCGGGGGCGCGGGTCAGAAATCGACGTGA
- a CDS encoding Single-stranded DNA binding protein, whose protein sequence is MQLDDHAEDLASDLGVDKAEVKEDLESLLEYSVPVEEAKQSIRRKHGGDDGSSATPTAKSIADVSTDDGSVTVTVRVLTKGTRSIRYQGEDRVIREGEIADESGRLAYTAWEAFDAEPGDTVTIGNANVREWEGSPELNLGANTTIAVASDPVETPHEVGGDRDLIDLEPGDRGRNVEVTVLEIETRTIDGRDGETEILSGVVADESARLPITDWDPHDELAEGASLRLEDVYVREYRGVPQVNVTAFSTIKRLDREIEPPASAPRMAVGEAVATGGLFDIELTGNVIEVRDGSGLIERCPDCGRVVQNGQCRAHGDVDGEDDLRVKAILDDGTGTVTVVLDSERTAEVYGGDIEDAKEAARDAMDREVVADAIRDRIVGREYRVRGSLSVDEYGANLDADEFVESSDDPADRASELLAGVAR, encoded by the coding sequence ATGCAACTCGACGATCATGCCGAGGATCTCGCCTCCGACCTCGGCGTAGACAAAGCGGAGGTCAAAGAGGATCTGGAGAGCCTGCTCGAATACAGCGTTCCCGTCGAGGAAGCCAAACAGAGCATCCGCCGAAAACACGGCGGTGACGACGGGTCGTCGGCGACGCCGACGGCCAAATCCATCGCGGACGTGTCGACCGACGACGGGTCCGTGACGGTGACCGTCAGAGTGCTGACGAAGGGGACGCGATCCATCCGGTATCAGGGCGAAGACCGCGTCATCCGCGAAGGGGAAATCGCCGACGAGAGCGGTCGCCTCGCCTACACCGCGTGGGAAGCGTTCGACGCCGAACCCGGCGATACGGTCACCATCGGCAACGCGAACGTCCGAGAGTGGGAAGGCAGCCCCGAACTCAACCTCGGCGCGAACACGACCATCGCGGTCGCCTCGGACCCCGTCGAGACGCCGCATGAGGTGGGCGGCGACCGGGACCTCATCGACCTCGAACCCGGCGACCGCGGCCGCAACGTCGAGGTGACGGTGCTCGAGATCGAAACCCGGACCATCGACGGCCGCGACGGCGAGACGGAGATTCTCTCGGGCGTCGTCGCCGACGAGAGCGCGCGCCTGCCGATCACCGACTGGGACCCACACGACGAACTGGCGGAGGGCGCGTCGCTCCGCCTCGAAGACGTCTACGTCCGCGAGTATCGGGGCGTCCCACAGGTGAACGTCACCGCGTTCTCGACGATCAAGCGCCTCGACCGCGAGATCGAACCGCCGGCCTCGGCCCCGCGGATGGCCGTGGGCGAGGCCGTCGCGACGGGCGGCCTGTTCGACATCGAACTCACCGGCAACGTCATCGAAGTGCGCGATGGCTCCGGCCTCATCGAACGCTGTCCCGACTGCGGGCGCGTCGTCCAGAACGGCCAGTGTCGCGCCCACGGCGACGTGGACGGCGAGGACGACCTGCGCGTGAAGGCCATCCTCGACGACGGCACGGGGACGGTGACGGTCGTGCTCGACTCGGAGCGGACGGCCGAGGTGTACGGCGGCGACATCGAGGACGCGAAGGAGGCGGCCCGCGACGCGATGGACCGCGAGGTGGTAGCCGACGCCATCCGCGACCGGATCGTCGGCCGCGAGTACCGCGTTCGGGGGTCGCTCTCCGTCGACGAGTACGGCGCCAACCTCGACGCCGACGAGTTCGTCGAGAGCAGTGACGACCCCGCCGACCGTGCCAGCGAACTGCTCGCGGGGGTGGCGCGATGA
- a CDS encoding fumarylacetoacetate hydrolase family protein — MWYLARTADGRPFVGDDDGFVPLESAYRGASNVRDALSRVADERPEIDAASATRSPAEGFAFGPFLARPGKLFGIGLNYADHAADLSEQRPDEPASFFKPATAATGPGGPIRLPPTDESSRVTAEAELAVVIGRTCRNVRAEDAADVVAGYAPVIDMTAEDVLQRNPRFLTRAKSYDTFLVLGPHIAVPEADTTLDDIEVRTVVNGTVRANNTVDNMHFSPRELVAVHSRVMTLEPGDVIFTGTPGAHRIEPGDRVRAEIDRIGSVGADVVRPDTDRGRQA, encoded by the coding sequence ATGTGGTATCTCGCCCGAACGGCTGACGGCCGTCCCTTCGTCGGCGATGACGACGGGTTCGTCCCGCTCGAATCCGCCTACAGGGGTGCGTCGAATGTTCGCGACGCGCTCTCGCGGGTGGCCGACGAGCGCCCCGAAATCGACGCTGCCAGCGCCACCCGCTCCCCAGCTGAAGGGTTCGCGTTCGGCCCGTTTCTCGCCCGCCCGGGCAAACTGTTCGGCATCGGCCTCAACTACGCCGACCACGCCGCGGACCTGTCGGAGCAGCGCCCGGACGAACCGGCGAGTTTCTTCAAACCGGCCACGGCCGCGACGGGGCCCGGCGGCCCGATTCGACTCCCGCCGACCGACGAATCGTCTCGGGTCACGGCGGAGGCGGAACTCGCCGTCGTCATCGGGCGGACGTGTCGAAACGTCCGCGCCGAGGACGCCGCCGATGTCGTTGCGGGCTACGCCCCCGTCATCGATATGACCGCGGAGGACGTGCTCCAGCGGAATCCACGCTTTCTCACGCGGGCGAAAAGCTACGACACCTTTCTCGTCCTCGGACCACACATCGCTGTGCCCGAGGCGGACACGACGCTCGACGACATCGAGGTGCGGACCGTCGTGAACGGAACCGTTCGCGCAAACAACACTGTCGACAACATGCATTTCTCGCCGCGCGAACTCGTCGCCGTTCACTCCCGTGTGATGACGCTGGAACCCGGTGATGTCATCTTCACGGGGACGCCCGGCGCGCATCGAATCGAACCGGGCGACCGGGTGCGCGCGGAAATCGACCGGATCGGCTCGGTGGGCGCGGACGTGGTCCGCCCCGACACCGACCGGGGTCGGCAAGCGTAA